A single region of the Parasphingorhabdus litoris DSM 22379 genome encodes:
- a CDS encoding UDP-glucose--hexose-1-phosphate uridylyltransferase, producing MFDTPHRRYNPLKDEWILVSPQRLSRPWQGDEGETEEQPPSYDPECYLCPGNGRITGEHNPDYDGVFVFKNDFAALMEDVPVEQSDDPLFRAETTSGECHVICFSPDHGKSMPQLSREQIRAVVDTWCELSERLGQTYASVQIFENKGAMMGCSNPHPHGQVWAASHVPDELRRENDSMRGHFVNFGTPMLLDLAKREAELGERVVVQTDHWLAIVPYWAEWPFETLLLPRFPVQRMPDLNAEQRDDLAVALRALTARYDNLFQCSFPYSMGWHGAPFGEDDAAHWQLHAHFYPPLLRSATIRKFMVGYEMLAEAQRDLTPEKAADMLRSMSDTRFSEQNR from the coding sequence ATGTTTGACACGCCGCATCGCCGTTACAATCCGTTGAAAGACGAGTGGATATTGGTGTCACCACAGCGGCTGTCGCGTCCGTGGCAGGGCGACGAGGGGGAAACGGAAGAACAGCCACCGTCCTATGATCCCGAATGCTATCTGTGTCCGGGCAATGGGCGGATTACCGGCGAGCATAATCCCGATTATGACGGTGTGTTTGTGTTCAAGAATGACTTTGCCGCCTTGATGGAAGATGTGCCGGTGGAGCAATCCGATGATCCACTGTTCCGCGCCGAGACCACGTCTGGCGAATGTCATGTCATCTGTTTCTCGCCTGATCACGGCAAGTCCATGCCGCAACTGTCCCGGGAACAGATCAGGGCAGTTGTGGACACATGGTGTGAGCTTTCGGAAAGGCTGGGGCAAACTTACGCATCGGTTCAGATTTTCGAGAATAAGGGCGCAATGATGGGCTGTTCCAACCCCCATCCCCACGGGCAAGTGTGGGCCGCGAGCCACGTGCCCGACGAACTGCGCCGCGAAAATGACAGCATGCGCGGCCATTTCGTGAACTTCGGAACACCCATGCTGCTCGACCTGGCAAAGCGCGAAGCAGAACTTGGCGAGCGAGTGGTGGTGCAAACCGATCACTGGCTGGCGATCGTACCCTATTGGGCGGAATGGCCGTTTGAGACGCTGCTGCTTCCCCGCTTTCCCGTACAGCGCATGCCGGACCTGAACGCGGAACAGCGGGACGATCTGGCCGTGGCCTTGCGAGCGCTCACCGCACGTTATGACAATCTCTTCCAGTGCAGCTTTCCTTATTCCATGGGCTGGCACGGCGCGCCCTTTGGTGAGGATGACGCGGCGCATTGGCAGCTCCACGCGCATTTCTACCCGCCGCTTCTGCGCTCTGCCACCATCCGCAAGTTCATGGTCGGCTATGAAATGCTAGCCGAAGCTCAGCGCGACCTCACCCCCGAAAAAGCGGCAGACATGCTGCGATCCATGAGTGATACCCGTTTCAGCGAGCAGAACCGATGA
- the galK gene encoding galactokinase codes for MIAERRALLQERVTQAFIDDYGTEPALLVAAPGRVNLIGEHTDYNDGFVLPCAIDYETMVAIGPGSGSQVDVIACDFDSDRDSFDLHAVFAKQAEEWKNHVRGIAASLTDKGVTLNGANIAVAGNVPQGAGLSSSASLGVALAKAFTELNQVGALNETELALTAQHSENHYVGCACGIMDQLVSARAERGAALQIDCRSLTTKAVPIAEDLAIMVIHSGVQRGLVDSAYNERRVQCEAAAAHYGVAALRDVTIAQLEVEKSGLDDLSYRRARHVVTENTRTLAAAEALKAGDLAMLAKLMTESHASMRDDFEITVPSIDRLVEIGAELLGETGGIRMTGGGFGGCVVAIAPKSQVAALEVWVNEHYQTPDGGQARFILCAPSSGVSVLSDGAAH; via the coding sequence ATGATCGCGGAACGCCGTGCGCTTTTGCAGGAACGGGTGACGCAGGCCTTTATCGACGACTACGGCACAGAACCGGCATTGCTAGTGGCGGCACCAGGCCGCGTGAACCTGATCGGCGAACATACCGACTATAATGACGGTTTCGTTTTGCCTTGTGCAATCGACTATGAAACGATGGTCGCGATAGGACCAGGCAGCGGAAGTCAGGTCGATGTGATCGCCTGCGACTTTGACAGCGATCGTGACAGCTTTGATCTGCATGCAGTTTTTGCAAAACAGGCAGAAGAATGGAAAAACCACGTCCGCGGTATTGCCGCTAGCCTGACCGACAAAGGAGTAACGCTCAATGGCGCAAATATCGCCGTTGCCGGCAATGTACCTCAGGGCGCAGGTCTTTCTTCCTCCGCTTCGCTTGGTGTCGCTTTGGCTAAAGCATTCACTGAACTGAACCAGGTGGGCGCGCTGAATGAGACGGAACTGGCACTGACTGCTCAACATAGCGAGAATCACTATGTCGGCTGTGCTTGCGGAATCATGGATCAGCTGGTGTCTGCGCGCGCGGAAAGAGGGGCAGCGTTGCAGATTGATTGCCGATCCCTGACCACAAAGGCAGTTCCGATCGCCGAGGATCTGGCCATAATGGTCATTCATTCGGGCGTTCAGCGGGGATTGGTTGATAGCGCCTATAATGAAAGGCGAGTGCAATGCGAAGCCGCTGCCGCGCATTATGGTGTTGCTGCGCTACGCGATGTAACCATCGCGCAACTCGAAGTCGAAAAATCGGGACTGGATGACCTCAGCTATCGCCGGGCACGCCATGTCGTCACAGAAAATACGCGCACATTAGCGGCGGCAGAAGCCCTGAAAGCCGGCGATCTGGCAATGCTCGCCAAACTTATGACGGAGTCGCACGCTTCTATGCGCGACGATTTCGAGATTACCGTGCCATCCATCGATCGTCTGGTCGAAATAGGCGCAGAACTATTGGGTGAGACTGGCGGTATTCGGATGACGGGCGGCGGTTTTGGCGGTTGTGTCGTTGCGATAGCGCCGAAATCTCAAGTGGCAGCATTGGAAGTCTGGGTAAACGAACACTATCAAACACCTGATGGTGGTCAGGCGCGGTTTATCTTGTGCGCGCCATCAAGTGGTGTTTCGGTCCTATCCGACGGTGCAGCTCACTAA
- a CDS encoding FKBP-type peptidyl-prolyl cis-trans isomerase: protein MSVTTVPIRPIKKGSLPKMWIGLALVLIIAAALAYAGTQDAVETGATNEQFLANNGDEDGVVTTDSGLQYKILKPGEGPSPTATDTALVKYRGTTRDGNVFDENEQTPMPVGGVVPGFSEALQLMQRGGEYRIWIPSELGYGEQSPGPELPANSILIFDVTLLDFISAEQMQALQQQMQQQGGIPGGPPPGIPGQ, encoded by the coding sequence ATGTCCGTAACCACTGTACCCATCCGGCCGATCAAAAAAGGTTCGCTGCCAAAAATGTGGATCGGACTGGCACTGGTTTTGATTATCGCTGCTGCTCTGGCTTATGCTGGCACACAAGACGCGGTGGAAACCGGCGCTACCAATGAACAGTTTCTTGCAAATAATGGCGACGAAGATGGCGTCGTAACCACAGATTCGGGCCTGCAATATAAAATATTGAAGCCCGGTGAAGGCCCTTCACCTACAGCAACCGATACGGCTCTGGTGAAATATCGGGGCACCACCCGCGACGGCAATGTATTTGATGAGAACGAGCAGACGCCAATGCCGGTAGGCGGCGTCGTACCTGGATTTTCAGAAGCCCTGCAATTAATGCAACGCGGCGGTGAATACCGGATCTGGATCCCTTCTGAGCTTGGCTATGGCGAGCAGTCACCGGGCCCTGAATTGCCAGCCAATTCGATTTTGATCTTCGACGTCACATTGCTCGACTTTATCTCGGCAGAACAAATGCAGGCACTGCAACAACAGATGCAGCAACAAGGCGGCATTCCTGGCGGTCCACCACCCGGCATACCGGGTCAGTAA
- the rpsU gene encoding 30S ribosomal protein S21: protein MQIMVRDNNVDQALRALKKKLQREGVYREMKLRRHYEKPSEKRAREKAAAVRRARKMERKRMERDGTI from the coding sequence ATGCAAATCATGGTTCGCGACAATAATGTTGATCAGGCCCTTCGGGCGCTCAAAAAGAAATTGCAGCGTGAAGGCGTCTATCGCGAAATGAAACTGCGCCGCCATTATGAGAAGCCTTCCGAAAAGCGTGCACGCGAAAAAGCTGCTGCTGTACGTCGTGCGCGCAAAATGGAGCGCAAGCGGATGGAACGCGACGGCACCATCTAA
- a CDS encoding class II aldolase/adducin family protein, with amino-acid sequence MATAINVQSSCSEDEWQARQRLAACYRIFAYLGWDELIFNHVTLKVPDEGADDNGAFLINPYGLHFSEVSASTLVKIDIDGNTLDGSTFPVNKAGFTQHSLFHRELPDVHAIIHTHTTATMAVASLEGGLQPLNFYAAAIVPRLAYHKFEGVTVHEDEGPRFLASLGKKRMMLLENHGPVVMGKTLEEAFLNHWVLQRACEIQMQTLSMGKPVVIGEEVIKKHLANLSQASIDPAIQGVPEFDAMVRLIDREDKSWRE; translated from the coding sequence ATGGCAACCGCAATCAATGTTCAGTCCAGTTGTAGCGAAGACGAATGGCAAGCGCGACAGCGGCTGGCGGCCTGCTATCGAATATTTGCTTATCTCGGTTGGGATGAATTGATTTTCAATCACGTCACCCTGAAAGTTCCCGACGAGGGCGCTGATGATAATGGGGCATTTCTAATCAATCCCTATGGGTTGCATTTCAGCGAAGTTTCGGCTTCGACGCTGGTCAAAATCGATATAGACGGTAATACGCTCGATGGATCGACTTTCCCGGTCAACAAAGCGGGATTCACCCAGCATAGCTTGTTCCACCGCGAACTGCCGGATGTGCATGCGATCATCCATACCCATACCACCGCAACCATGGCTGTCGCATCTTTGGAAGGTGGTTTGCAGCCGCTGAATTTCTATGCCGCCGCCATTGTTCCGCGCCTAGCTTATCATAAATTTGAGGGTGTGACTGTACATGAGGATGAAGGCCCACGCTTTCTTGCTAGTCTTGGTAAGAAGCGCATGATGCTTCTCGAAAACCATGGCCCGGTCGTAATGGGCAAAACGTTGGAAGAGGCGTTTTTAAACCACTGGGTCCTGCAACGTGCTTGTGAAATCCAGATGCAGACATTGTCCATGGGCAAGCCGGTGGTGATTGGCGAAGAAGTGATCAAGAAACATTTGGCCAATCTGTCACAGGCATCGATTGATCCCGCCATTCAAGGTGTACCAGAATTTGACGCGATGGTGCGGCTGATTGACCGGGAAGATAAAAGTTGGCGGGAATAG
- a CDS encoding (2Fe-2S)-binding protein, translated as MTKFTVNDRPVEYRMDANTPLLWALRDASNLTGTKYGCGTGDCGACMVEVDGEAIRSCLVTIGELEGRFITTIEALSRDRSHPVQQGWAAENVPQCGFCQSGMIMAASVLLKKNVNPSDDEIDEAITNICRCGTYPRIREAIQRAARVARGEDVLSSAPPPGIDPADAAKAVPALTPKE; from the coding sequence ATGACCAAATTCACCGTCAATGACCGGCCCGTCGAATATCGGATGGACGCCAATACGCCGTTGCTTTGGGCGCTGCGAGATGCGTCCAATCTCACGGGTACGAAATATGGTTGCGGTACGGGTGATTGCGGGGCCTGTATGGTGGAAGTCGATGGCGAGGCAATACGCAGTTGTCTGGTTACAATTGGCGAACTTGAAGGCCGGTTCATCACCACGATCGAAGCACTGTCACGTGATCGCAGCCATCCGGTACAACAGGGATGGGCAGCGGAAAACGTGCCGCAATGTGGTTTCTGTCAGTCTGGCATGATCATGGCCGCTTCAGTATTGCTGAAGAAAAATGTCAATCCTTCGGATGACGAGATTGACGAAGCGATAACCAATATCTGCCGTTGTGGCACCTATCCGCGCATTCGTGAGGCCATCCAGCGGGCTGCGCGGGTAGCACGCGGCGAGGATGTGCTCAGCAGTGCGCCACCGCCTGGTATTGATCCTGCGGACGCAGCAAAAGCAGTGCCAGCGCTAACACCAAAAGAATAG